A part of Aquibium oceanicum genomic DNA contains:
- a CDS encoding M81 family metallopeptidase, translated as MKIFIASISTETNSFSPLPTGRLSFEEGVVAHGDATKGPVEYWSAPLHIWRNRAEAEGWEVVESLTAHAQPAGPTVREVYEEFRDEILADLRAAGPVDVILLSLHGAMIADGYDDCEGDLIRHCRDIAGPKTVIGGLLDPHCHLTEEMLGNATLLVAYKEYPHVDIPERAEDLFTLAADAAQGRTKPVMREFDCRMICAMHTPYAPMRGFIDMLLEREKEEGILSLSLAAGFPWGDHPRVGARMLAITDGDPDMAAALAEEIGRHLFSLRHEIMRPYPDIQGALDRAVAAASGPVVLADVSDNAGGGAPSDATFLLEAILERGITNVATGIYWDPVAVRICREAGKGATLNLRLGGKCGPMSGNPLDLEVTVRGIASGLTQRFGSLPAPLGNLVWLEANGVDILVNDNRTQTFHPEAFTGIGIDLSTKKIVCVKSSNHFHAGFAPIASEVIHVATPGSITPDYGNIPFTKRAPNYWPKTEDPFA; from the coding sequence ATGAAGATCTTCATCGCCAGCATCTCCACCGAAACCAACTCCTTCTCGCCCCTGCCGACGGGGCGGCTGAGCTTCGAGGAAGGCGTCGTCGCCCATGGCGACGCGACCAAGGGGCCGGTCGAATACTGGTCGGCGCCGCTGCACATCTGGCGAAACCGGGCCGAAGCGGAAGGCTGGGAGGTCGTGGAAAGCCTGACCGCCCACGCCCAGCCGGCCGGGCCGACCGTGCGGGAGGTCTACGAGGAGTTCCGCGACGAAATCCTGGCAGACCTGCGGGCCGCCGGACCCGTTGACGTGATCCTGCTCTCCCTTCACGGCGCCATGATCGCGGACGGTTACGACGATTGCGAGGGCGACCTGATCCGGCACTGCCGCGACATTGCCGGGCCGAAGACGGTGATCGGCGGGCTGCTTGATCCGCATTGCCACCTGACGGAAGAGATGCTGGGCAACGCGACGCTGCTCGTCGCCTACAAGGAATATCCGCACGTCGACATTCCCGAACGTGCGGAAGACCTGTTCACGCTCGCCGCCGACGCCGCCCAAGGTAGGACGAAGCCGGTCATGCGCGAGTTCGACTGCCGCATGATCTGTGCCATGCACACGCCCTACGCGCCGATGCGCGGCTTTATCGACATGCTTCTCGAGCGCGAGAAGGAGGAGGGCATCCTGTCGCTCTCGCTCGCCGCGGGCTTTCCCTGGGGCGACCATCCCCGCGTCGGCGCGCGCATGCTGGCGATCACCGACGGCGATCCCGACATGGCGGCAGCACTTGCCGAGGAGATCGGCCGGCACCTGTTCTCGCTGCGCCACGAGATCATGCGGCCTTATCCGGACATCCAGGGCGCGCTCGACCGGGCAGTTGCGGCGGCCTCGGGCCCGGTGGTGCTGGCCGACGTCTCCGACAATGCCGGCGGCGGTGCGCCGTCCGACGCCACTTTCCTGCTGGAGGCGATCCTCGAACGCGGCATCACCAATGTCGCGACCGGCATCTACTGGGATCCCGTCGCGGTGCGCATCTGCCGCGAGGCGGGCAAGGGCGCGACGCTTAACCTGCGGCTCGGCGGCAAGTGCGGGCCGATGTCCGGCAATCCGCTCGACCTCGAGGTGACGGTACGCGGCATCGCCAGCGGTCTGACGCAGCGATTCGGCTCGCTCCCCGCGCCGCTCGGCAACCTGGTCTGGCTGGAGGCGAACGGCGTCGATATCCTCGTCAACGACAACCGCACCCAGACCTTCCACCCCGAAGCCTTCACTGGCATCGGGATCGATCTGTCGACGAAGAAGATCGTCTGCGTGAAGTCCTCCAACCATTTCCATGCCGGCTTCGCGCCGATCGCCTCGGAGGTTATCCACGTCGCGACACCGGGTTCGATCACACCCGACTACGGCAACATCCCCTTCACCAAACGCGCCCCGAACTACTGGCCGAAGACCGAGGACCCTTTCGCATGA
- a CDS encoding TRAP transporter small permease produces MRAAAFLIRLSAGLNRIALWGAVLAVAVMAFSAGYQVVARYVFDAPPVWTEELARRAMVWAGMLGASVAFHERSDPNLFPHMVSVRGSRGAALALLRAAGAAVFVLPVLYYSLLGPSFSLARGFIGRTLERKAEMMGISMAWFTAAIPVAFTLILIHLLAQLARHFTQPPESTPA; encoded by the coding sequence TTGCGGGCGGCGGCATTCCTGATCCGGCTTTCGGCCGGCCTCAACCGGATCGCGCTCTGGGGCGCGGTGCTGGCAGTGGCCGTCATGGCCTTTTCCGCCGGATATCAGGTCGTCGCCCGCTACGTCTTCGACGCTCCGCCGGTCTGGACCGAAGAACTTGCCCGCCGGGCGATGGTCTGGGCCGGCATGCTCGGCGCCTCGGTCGCCTTCCACGAGCGTTCGGACCCGAACCTCTTTCCGCACATGGTCTCCGTCCGCGGATCCCGCGGCGCGGCCTTGGCCCTGCTGCGCGCGGCCGGCGCCGCGGTCTTCGTCCTGCCGGTGCTCTACTACTCCCTGCTCGGACCGAGTTTCAGCCTGGCGCGGGGTTTCATCGGGCGGACGCTGGAACGCAAGGCGGAGATGATGGGCATCTCCATGGCCTGGTTCACCGCGGCGATCCCCGTCGCTTTCACGCTCATCCTCATCCACTTGCTTGCGCAGCTAGCGCGCCATTTCACGCAGCCGCCGGAATCGACACCCGCATGA